One genomic window of Aliiroseovarius sp. M344 includes the following:
- a CDS encoding ABC transporter permease, with protein sequence MFTYTLRRLAFSVPVLLAISLAIFLLIDLAPNDPTANLPLTIPPEMREQIRVGLGLDAPTHLRYLLWCKQFFIHEPLNLIEALTGWAGPSDDRFRVQSWSARAPVVDLIIERMPQTLWVVGLSMLIGIMIALPLGILSAYRQYGWVDQLGTFVAMVGFSVPSFFLGVLMIIAFSVNLGWFPSIYDTTHEVTDWQSLGVQIRQMIMPVMVLALYNTAQFSRYMRAAVLDNLHQDYVRTARAKGMSETRLVLGHVLRNAMIPVVTVISLTIPQIFAGAIITEQVFKVNGLGQLLISGIQNGDVPLVQTLTFLFAVLIVLFNLLADILYGILDPRIRYD encoded by the coding sequence ATGTTCACCTATACGCTGCGGCGGCTTGCCTTTTCTGTTCCGGTGTTGCTGGCCATCAGCCTGGCGATCTTCCTCTTGATCGACCTCGCCCCGAATGATCCAACTGCCAACCTGCCACTGACAATTCCGCCGGAAATGCGCGAGCAAATTCGCGTCGGTCTTGGTTTGGATGCGCCAACCCATCTGCGCTATCTTCTTTGGTGCAAACAGTTTTTCATCCATGAGCCCCTGAACCTGATCGAGGCGCTGACGGGTTGGGCCGGCCCCAGCGATGATCGGTTCAGGGTGCAAAGCTGGTCCGCGCGCGCGCCCGTTGTTGATCTGATCATCGAGCGGATGCCCCAGACCCTGTGGGTGGTCGGGCTGTCCATGCTGATCGGGATCATGATCGCCCTGCCGCTTGGCATCCTGTCCGCCTATCGCCAATACGGGTGGGTCGATCAACTGGGCACGTTCGTGGCCATGGTCGGCTTCTCGGTCCCCAGCTTTTTTCTGGGCGTTTTGATGATTATCGCCTTTTCGGTGAACCTTGGCTGGTTTCCGTCGATCTATGACACCACGCACGAGGTGACGGACTGGCAAAGTCTGGGCGTCCAGATCCGGCAGATGATCATGCCGGTCATGGTGCTGGCACTTTATAACACCGCTCAATTCAGCCGTTATATGCGGGCCGCCGTTCTGGACAACCTGCATCAGGACTATGTGCGCACCGCCCGTGCCAAAGGGATGTCCGAGACCCGTTTGGTTCTGGGCCATGTGCTGCGCAACGCGATGATCCCGGTCGTGACCGTCATCTCCCTGACCATTCCGCAGATTTTTGCCGGCGCGATCATCACCGAGCAGGTGTTCAAGGTGAACGGTTTGGGGCAGCTGTTGATCAGCGGCATCCAGAACGGCGACGTGCCGCTGGTGCAGACGCTGACGTTTCTGTTCGCGGTTCTGATTGTCCTGTTCAACCTTCTGGCCGACATCCTGTATGGCATTCTCGATCCGAGAATTCGCTATGACTGA
- a CDS encoding ABC transporter permease — protein MTEPVTVFATSRPRRATLWRRFGAHPGAVAGSMVFALICIAVLIGPMIWGIDPAQIDIGAKNQGASLTHPLGTDQLGRDLLAALLAGGRVSLLVGVVAMALALCLGALIGVIAGMSRRWDAPLMRLTDLCLSLPLLPLLLVAIMLWRDSLRAQFGAELGIFLLIVGVIGLTSWMQTARIVRGSVLALREHQFVMAATALGTQPFAMIRRHILPNVLSPVLVSATLGIGHAILTESALSFLGLGFPSDVPTWGRLLFDGTNYMTLTPSRVIWPGLAISLTVLSVNYIGDGLRDALDPRWQRRW, from the coding sequence ATGACTGAACCGGTAACAGTCTTTGCAACGTCGCGCCCCCGCCGCGCCACGTTATGGCGTCGCTTCGGCGCGCATCCCGGCGCTGTGGCAGGCAGCATGGTCTTTGCTCTGATCTGCATTGCGGTGCTGATAGGCCCGATGATCTGGGGGATCGACCCTGCACAGATTGATATCGGCGCAAAAAATCAAGGGGCAAGTCTGACCCACCCGCTTGGCACTGACCAACTGGGGCGGGACTTGCTGGCGGCCCTTTTGGCGGGCGGACGGGTTTCCCTTTTGGTTGGGGTGGTGGCGATGGCGCTTGCTCTGTGCCTTGGGGCGCTGATTGGTGTCATCGCAGGCATGTCTCGCAGATGGGACGCGCCTCTGATGCGCCTGACCGACCTTTGCCTGTCTCTGCCGCTTTTGCCGCTGCTGCTGGTCGCCATCATGCTTTGGCGCGACAGTTTACGAGCCCAGTTTGGCGCGGAGCTGGGCATCTTCCTGTTGATTGTCGGCGTCATCGGCCTGACCAGTTGGATGCAAACTGCTCGGATCGTTCGGGGCAGCGTGCTGGCACTGCGCGAACACCAATTCGTCATGGCAGCAACCGCTCTGGGCACGCAACCCTTCGCGATGATCCGACGTCACATTCTGCCCAATGTCCTGAGCCCGGTTCTGGTCTCGGCCACCCTTGGGATCGGCCATGCGATCCTCACCGAAAGCGCGCTTAGCTTTCTGGGGTTAGGCTTTCCGTCCGATGTGCCAACCTGGGGCCGGTTGCTGTTTGATGGCACAAATTACATGACGCTGACCCCATCACGCGTGATCTGGCCGGGGCTGGCAATCTCGCTGACCGTGCTCAGCGTGAACTATATCGGCGACGGGCTGCGGGACGCTCTTGATCCGCGTTGGCAACGGCGCTGGTAA
- a CDS encoding YeeE/YedE family protein — protein MFETFGFETLTPRTASILFGLGLGAAFGFLAEITRFCLRRGLIGGGDNNRSALAIWVTALAVAVLGTQGLVQAGLIEFSEHRFHAAGLPYLSIIIGGLIFGAGMVMTRGCLSRLAVLGASGNLRALVVLGVAALAALATLKGLLAPARVAIEAVVTPAPALPLWTAAVPLVIAGYLVVQSRPRAGLLVLAALLGALIPLGWLGTGLVLQDEFDPITFESLSFTAPLADTLFWTAAASAVGGNFGTGLIGGVVLGALASALFAGRFQWQGFEGPGQMGRYLTGGALMGVGGVLAGGCTVGAGISGVATLSTAAVLALLAISAGAWMAGRVDARLTSRSNDGSVARPATQAQPQAA, from the coding sequence ATGTTTGAGACTTTTGGCTTTGAGACCCTGACCCCTCGCACAGCCTCCATCCTGTTCGGATTGGGCTTGGGCGCGGCATTTGGCTTTTTGGCAGAGATCACGCGCTTCTGTTTGCGGCGCGGGTTGATCGGCGGTGGCGACAACAATCGGTCCGCCTTGGCAATTTGGGTGACAGCTTTGGCCGTCGCCGTTTTGGGCACGCAGGGCTTGGTTCAGGCTGGCCTGATTGAGTTTTCTGAGCATCGCTTCCACGCCGCAGGCCTGCCCTATCTGTCGATCATCATCGGCGGGCTGATTTTCGGTGCTGGCATGGTCATGACCCGCGGATGTCTGTCACGGCTTGCCGTGCTTGGAGCATCTGGCAACCTGCGCGCATTGGTCGTGTTGGGTGTTGCCGCTCTGGCTGCACTCGCCACACTAAAAGGCCTGCTGGCGCCTGCGCGCGTTGCCATAGAAGCTGTCGTTACACCTGCCCCGGCACTGCCCCTTTGGACCGCCGCGGTGCCACTGGTGATTGCGGGCTATCTTGTAGTTCAATCGCGCCCACGCGCCGGTCTGCTGGTGCTGGCCGCCCTTCTGGGCGCACTCATCCCATTGGGTTGGCTGGGCACGGGCCTTGTCCTGCAAGACGAATTTGATCCGATCACGTTTGAAAGCCTTTCGTTCACGGCCCCCTTGGCTGACACACTGTTCTGGACAGCTGCGGCTTCGGCGGTTGGCGGCAATTTCGGTACCGGCCTGATCGGTGGCGTGGTGCTGGGCGCACTGGCGTCTGCCCTGTTCGCGGGACGTTTTCAATGGCAGGGCTTTGAAGGACCGGGTCAGATGGGGCGTTACCTGACCGGCGGCGCGCTTATGGGCGTTGGCGGCGTTTTGGCCGGTGGCTGCACCGTAGGCGCTGGTATCTCTGGCGTTGCCACTCTGTCGACAGCGGCCGTACTGGCGCTGCTGGCGATTTCGGCAGGGGCATGGATGGCGGGGCGCGTGGATGCGCGCCTCACTTCTCGATCGAATGACGGATCCGTCGCACGCCCAGCCACACAAGCCCAACCACAGGCAGCGTAA
- a CDS encoding DUF3422 family protein, whose amino-acid sequence MFSMDDHPQRYALANELHARPSPALKAPATAVYLAVKRPEDASSRDRDADRAHLIDLLDRFGAPHPSPGANHYFGAIGRHHLKWEQHNEFVTYTVFADGISSRAFDPTAFDVFPDDWLQTAPGQRLTSAHIRIDIMPDSEAEMEQAIRNWFVAESVASTWVLDRAAMVAGDFRIDPSGHMRFAAFTRKDTGARRIGRIVQRLCEIETYKSMSMLGLPLARDLLADLSQIDGELTHLVGAMSRGDEAPETTLDELLGVSSQLEDLTASASFRLSATKAYEAIVLQRIKVLREERFLGRQTLSEFMMRRYDPAMRTIKSAEGLLSNMAGRAVRAGDLLRTRVDVQRSEQNQALLESMDRRADMQLRLQETVEGLSVVAISYYAVSLAGYLAYPMTEFFGISKGMLTAALTLPVVGLVWLGVRRIRHSIEK is encoded by the coding sequence ATGTTTTCAATGGATGACCACCCGCAGCGATACGCGCTGGCAAACGAACTGCATGCGCGACCATCGCCTGCTTTGAAAGCGCCTGCTACGGCGGTCTATCTGGCGGTGAAACGGCCCGAAGATGCGTCCAGCCGGGACCGTGACGCTGATCGCGCGCACCTGATTGACCTGCTGGACCGTTTTGGCGCGCCGCATCCAAGCCCGGGCGCGAACCACTATTTCGGAGCCATAGGGCGCCACCATCTGAAATGGGAACAGCACAACGAATTTGTCACATATACGGTCTTTGCTGACGGGATCAGTTCGCGGGCCTTTGACCCCACTGCCTTTGATGTGTTTCCGGATGACTGGCTGCAAACAGCGCCGGGCCAACGCCTGACCTCGGCCCATATTCGGATCGACATCATGCCCGACAGCGAGGCCGAGATGGAACAGGCAATCCGTAATTGGTTTGTTGCTGAAAGCGTTGCCTCGACCTGGGTTTTGGATCGGGCGGCCATGGTGGCCGGCGACTTCCGAATTGATCCGTCGGGCCATATGCGCTTTGCAGCGTTCACCCGGAAAGACACTGGTGCACGGCGGATTGGACGGATCGTCCAACGCCTGTGCGAGATTGAGACCTACAAGTCCATGTCGATGCTAGGCCTGCCGCTGGCGCGCGATTTGCTCGCCGATCTCAGCCAGATTGATGGCGAGCTTACACATTTGGTTGGGGCGATGTCGCGCGGTGACGAAGCACCAGAAACCACGCTTGACGAGTTGCTTGGGGTCTCGTCGCAGCTTGAAGATCTGACCGCCTCGGCGTCGTTTCGTCTGAGCGCAACCAAAGCCTATGAGGCGATTGTATTGCAGCGGATCAAGGTGTTGCGCGAGGAACGGTTTTTAGGGCGCCAGACGCTGAGCGAATTCATGATGCGCCGTTATGATCCCGCAATGCGCACGATCAAAAGCGCCGAAGGTTTGCTGTCAAACATGGCCGGACGGGCCGTGCGTGCCGGGGACCTGCTGCGGACGCGTGTGGATGTGCAACGTTCCGAACAGAACCAAGCCTTGCTGGAGAGCATGGACCGACGCGCAGACATGCAGCTCAGGTTGCAAGAGACTGTTGAGGGTCTGTCTGTCGTTGCGATCAGCTATTACGCGGTGTCTTTGGCGGGCTACCTTGCTTACCCGATGACAGAGTTCTTTGGCATATCGAAGGGCATGCTGACCGCCGCGCTTACGCTGCCTGTGGTTGGGCTTGTGTGGCTGGGCGTGCGACGGATCCGTCATTCGATCGAGAAGTGA